Proteins from a genomic interval of Salinarchaeum sp. Harcht-Bsk1:
- a CDS encoding CTP synthase, whose translation MPTESTTDYDPSLGNKFIFVTGGVMSGLGKGITAASTGRLLKNAGFDVTAVKVDPYLNVDAGTMNPFEHGEVYVLSDGGEVDLDLGNYERFLDEEMTSDHNVTTGKVYQHVVEAERAGDYLGKTVQIIPHVTDDIKRRIREAAEGTDVCIVEVGGTVGDIEGMQYLEALRQFAHEEDEEDILFTHVTLVPYSKNGEQKTKPTQHSVKELRSIGLQPDVLVGRCEDRLEEETREKIALFCDVPTDAVFSNPDVEDIYEVPLMVEEEGLDEYVMERLGLAEAALPPGQRENEWRNLVTREKSGEIEVALVGKYGLEDAYISIHEALKHAGMEAGVEVNRTWIHSESLADGVTDELDDVDGIIVPGGFGSRGTQGKINAVRYARENDVPYLGLCLGFQMAVIEAARNLAGLKGAHSTEIDENTDHPVIDILPEQYEVEDMGGTMRLGAHDTDIEPGSLAHQIYGTTSCTERHRHRYEVNPEYIDRIEETGLKFSGRSANRMEIVELEDHPYFLGTQFHPEFRSRPGRASPPFVGLVEAIVEQADEEIGTKEVEA comes from the coding sequence ATGCCGACGGAGTCCACGACTGATTACGACCCCTCACTGGGGAACAAGTTCATCTTCGTCACCGGCGGCGTCATGTCGGGACTCGGCAAGGGGATCACGGCCGCGAGCACCGGCCGGCTCCTCAAGAACGCCGGGTTCGACGTCACCGCGGTGAAGGTCGACCCCTATCTCAACGTCGACGCGGGGACGATGAATCCCTTCGAGCACGGCGAGGTGTACGTCCTCTCGGACGGCGGCGAGGTCGACCTCGACCTGGGGAACTACGAGCGGTTCCTCGACGAGGAGATGACCTCCGACCACAACGTCACGACGGGGAAAGTCTACCAGCACGTCGTCGAGGCCGAGCGGGCGGGGGACTACCTCGGGAAGACCGTCCAGATCATCCCACACGTCACCGACGACATCAAGCGCCGGATCCGGGAGGCGGCGGAGGGCACCGACGTCTGCATCGTCGAGGTCGGCGGGACCGTGGGGGACATCGAGGGGATGCAGTACCTCGAGGCCCTGCGCCAGTTCGCCCACGAGGAAGACGAGGAGGACATTCTCTTCACGCACGTCACGCTCGTCCCCTACTCGAAGAACGGCGAGCAGAAGACCAAGCCGACCCAGCACTCCGTCAAGGAACTCCGCTCGATCGGTCTCCAGCCCGACGTCCTCGTCGGCAGGTGCGAGGATCGCCTCGAGGAGGAGACCCGCGAGAAGATCGCCCTGTTCTGTGACGTGCCGACCGACGCCGTGTTCTCGAACCCCGACGTCGAGGACATCTACGAGGTCCCGCTGATGGTCGAGGAAGAGGGCCTCGACGAGTACGTGATGGAACGACTCGGCCTCGCCGAGGCCGCGCTCCCGCCAGGGCAGCGCGAGAACGAGTGGCGCAACCTCGTGACTCGCGAGAAATCGGGCGAGATCGAGGTCGCGCTCGTCGGGAAGTACGGCCTCGAGGACGCCTACATCTCCATCCACGAGGCGCTCAAGCACGCCGGCATGGAGGCCGGCGTGGAGGTGAATCGGACGTGGATCCACAGCGAGAGCCTGGCCGACGGCGTCACCGACGAGCTCGACGACGTCGACGGCATCATCGTCCCCGGCGGCTTCGGCTCCCGGGGCACGCAGGGCAAGATCAACGCCGTCCGGTACGCCCGCGAGAACGACGTGCCGTACCTCGGTCTCTGTCTCGGCTTCCAGATGGCGGTCATCGAGGCCGCGCGGAATCTCGCTGGGCTGAAGGGCGCCCACAGCACCGAGATCGACGAGAACACGGACCACCCCGTCATCGACATCCTCCCCGAGCAGTACGAGGTCGAGGACATGGGCGGCACGATGCGCCTGGGCGCCCACGACACCGACATCGAGCCCGGCAGCCTCGCCCACCAGATCTACGGGACGACCTCCTGCACGGAGCGACACCGCCACCGCTACGAGGTGAATCCGGAGTACATCGACCGGATCGAGGAGACCGGGCTGAAATTCTCCGGGCGCTCGGCGAACCGGATGGAGATCGTGGAACTGGAGGACCACCCCTACTTCCTCGGCACGCAGTTCCACCCCGAGTTCCGCTCGCGGCCGGGGCGTGCGAGCCCGCCGTTCGTGGGGCTAGTCGAGGCGATCGTGGAGCAGGCAGACGAGGAAATCGGGACGAAGGAGGTCGAAGCATAA
- the purS gene encoding phosphoribosylformylglycinamidine synthase subunit PurS gives MAAFTATVTVRLKSGVLDPEAATTQRALERLDFELDDLRFADRYEIDVDAADADAAAERAESMAERLLANPTIHDYDVEVEARE, from the coding sequence ATGGCCGCGTTCACCGCGACGGTTACCGTCCGGCTGAAATCGGGCGTTCTGGACCCGGAGGCAGCGACGACCCAGCGCGCGCTCGAGCGTCTGGACTTCGAACTCGACGACCTCCGCTTCGCGGATCGCTACGAGATCGACGTCGACGCCGCCGACGCCGACGCCGCCGCCGAGCGGGCGGAGTCGATGGCTGAACGACTGCTCGCGAACCCGACGATCCACGACTACGACGTGGAGGTCGAAGCACGGGAATGA
- the guaA gene encoding glutamine-hydrolyzing GMP synthase, protein MVNADEFIDEKIAEIDEEIGDANAVIALSGGVDSSTAAALAYEAVGDQLTPVYVDTGLMRKGETEQIRETFAYMDSLRIVDARERFLEELAGVTDPEEKRHIIGEQFIREFETVAKDVDADYLVQGTIYPDRIESEGTIKSHHNVGGLPEVVDFEGIVEPMRDLYKDEVREVARALDLEEVVSERMPFPGPGLAVRIIGPVTEEKLEVAREANHVVEEELEEYEPWQALAAVIGKATGVKGDNRVHGWVVSVRSVESRDGMTARAQEIDWDTLQRIQSRITGENANVSRVVYDVTHKPPATIEYE, encoded by the coding sequence ATGGTCAACGCAGACGAATTCATCGACGAGAAGATCGCAGAGATCGACGAGGAAATCGGCGACGCCAACGCCGTCATCGCGCTGTCGGGGGGCGTCGACTCCTCGACGGCCGCCGCGCTCGCCTACGAGGCCGTCGGCGACCAGCTCACGCCGGTCTACGTCGACACCGGCCTGATGCGCAAGGGCGAGACCGAGCAGATTCGGGAGACGTTCGCGTATATGGACTCCCTCCGGATCGTCGACGCGCGCGAGCGCTTCCTCGAGGAACTCGCCGGCGTCACCGATCCCGAGGAGAAGCGCCACATCATCGGCGAGCAGTTCATCCGCGAGTTCGAGACGGTCGCGAAGGACGTCGACGCCGACTACCTGGTCCAGGGGACGATCTACCCCGACCGCATCGAGTCCGAGGGGACGATCAAGTCCCACCACAACGTCGGCGGCCTCCCCGAGGTCGTCGACTTCGAGGGCATCGTCGAGCCGATGCGCGACCTCTACAAGGACGAGGTCCGCGAAGTCGCCCGGGCGCTCGACCTGGAGGAAGTGGTCTCGGAGCGGATGCCGTTCCCCGGCCCAGGGCTCGCGGTCCGAATCATCGGTCCGGTCACCGAGGAGAAACTCGAGGTCGCGCGGGAGGCCAACCACGTCGTCGAGGAGGAACTCGAGGAGTACGAGCCCTGGCAGGCGCTCGCGGCCGTCATCGGAAAGGCCACCGGCGTGAAGGGCGACAACCGGGTCCACGGGTGGGTCGTCTCCGTGCGGAGCGTCGAGAGCCGCGACGGGATGACCGCGCGCGCCCAGGAGATCGACTGGGACACCCTCCAGCGGATCCAGTCGCGGATTACGGGGGAGAATGCGAACGTCTCGCGGGTGGTGTACGACGTGACCCACAAGCCGCCCGCGACGATCGAGTACGAATAA